One genomic region from Osmerus mordax isolate fOsmMor3 chromosome 4, fOsmMor3.pri, whole genome shotgun sequence encodes:
- the edc3 gene encoding enhancer of mRNA-decapping protein 3, with protein MAADWLGSLVSINCGTTLGVYQGEVSSVDQSSQTISLKQPFHNGVKCPVPEVTFSAMDIKELKILDIRNGQDGWSGRGGGQTNSVPIAVPLKGDPRTQERLISPQQQCSKSYGDPHLNVPGQPKGFRRRHNSWSSSSRGVNQVTPKKNGVKNGGGGGPMKQRDDECFGDGMEERLDTDFDFEGNLALFDKAAVFSQIDTSERRGNGTRSRGTPGEQTPSRYRHDENILEAKPIVYRQIEVPQPGAKEYCTDSGLVVPSVSYELHKRLLLVAERHGLSLERRLEMTGVCTSQMALTLLGGPNRLTPKNVHQRPTVALLCGPHVQGAQGISCGRHLANHEVEVILFLPNFVKMLDSVTSELTLFSKTEGKQVSSIKDLPDSPVDLIINCLDCHDNTFLMDQPWYRAAADWANQNRAPVLSIDPPVSGQGQAVEAKWSLSLGLPLPLPEGAGRVYLCDIGVPRQVFQEVGIKYHSPFGCKFVIPLHSA; from the exons ATGGCGGCAGATTGGTTGGGAAGTTTAGTGTCAATAAACTGTGGTACAACTCTGGGAGTGTACCAAGGAGAAGTTTCATCTGTGGACCAGAGCAGCCAGACCATCTCTCTAAAACAGCCTTTCCACAATGGTGTCAAGTGTCCTGTACCTGAAGTCACTTTCAG TGCTATGGACATTAAGGAACTAAAGATTTTGGACATCCGGAATGGTCAAGATGGGTGGAGTGGCAGGGGAGGAGGTCAGACCAACAGTGTTCCTATCGCAGTCCCACTCAAAGGTGACCCCAGGACCCAGGAAAGGCTGATCTCTCCCCAACAGCAGTGTTCCAAAAGCTATGGAGATCCTCATCTCAACGTGCCAGGCCAGCCCAAGGGATTCCGACGGAGACACAACTCCT GGTCGTCAAGTAGCCGAGGAGTAAACCAAGTCACACCTAAGAAGAATGGCGTGAAGAACGGAGGCGGGGGGGGTCCGATGAAGCAAAGGGACGATGAGTGTTTCGGGGACGGCATGGAAGAGAGGTTGGACACGGACTTTGACTTTGAGGGGAACTTGGCGCTGTTTGACAAAGCGGCCGTGTTCTCACAAATAGACACGTCGGAGCGACGGGGAAATGGAACGCGGTCGCGAGGCACGCCAGGCGAGCAGACTCCCTCTCGGTATCGCCATGACGAAAACATCCTGGAGGCAAAACCCATTGTTTACAGGCAGATCGAAGTCCCTCAGCCCGGGGCCAAAGAGTACTGCACTG ACTCAGGGCTGGTGGTGCCCAGTGTATCTTATGAGCTGCACAAGCGTCTGCTGTTGGTAGCTGAGCGACATGGTCTCTCCTTGGAGCGGAGACTGGAGATGACTGGTGTGTGTACCAGCCAAATGGCGCTGACTTTGCTGGGAGGCCCCAACAG ACTAACCCCCAAGAATGTGCACCAGCGGCCCACTGTGGCCCTGCTGTGTGGCCCTCATGTGCAAGGAGCCCAGGGCATCAGCTGTGGCCGGCACCTGGCCAACCACGAGGTGGAGGTCATCCTCTTCCTGCCCAACTTTGTCAAGATGCTGGACTCTGTTACCAGCGAGCTCACCCTCTTCAGCAAAACGGAGGGCAAGCAGGTGTCCAGTATCAAAG ACCTACCAGACAGCCCAGTGGACCTCATCATCAACTGCCTGGACTGTCACGACAACACATTCCTAATGGACCAGCCGTGGTACAGGGCTGCTGCAGATTGGGCCAACCAGAATCGAGCCCCGGTGCTCAGCATAGACCCTCCAGTCAGTGGGCAGGGCCAGGCAGTGGAAGCCAAATGGTCCCTCTCCCTgggccttcccctccccctgcctgagGGGGCGGGCAGGGTTTACCTCTGTGACATCGGTGTCCCTCGCCAGGTGTTTCAGGAAGTGGGGATCAAGTACCATTCTCCGTTTGGGTGCAAGTTTGTCATTCCATTACACTCAGCATAA